The DNA segment GGGTGGTTATGAAAGCAAGATTTGTGCCCGAAGAGTATGTGAATGACTtgcttaccaaattttacaataTGAAGCAAGGAAACAAGAATGTGGAGGCTTACTTTGAAGAGTTGGAGACCACTAGGGTTAGAGCCAATCTTGATGATAATGGAAGACTCATGATTTCTAGATTTTTGGCGGAGCTTAAGCATGAAATTTCTAGCCAAATGACTTTGCACAAATTTGTTACTATACATGAGGCACTCCAAGGGGTTGAAAATAAACTCCAAGACGAGACGCAACTCAAAGAGATCAAACCCAAAATTTACAACACTTCATGGAGCAAAAACAAGGAAACTTGACAATCTATTTCACATGAAAACAAGCCAAAAGTTGACTCCAAGTGGCAAAATGACAAAGGCAAACCAAAGGTGGAGGCTAAGGAGAGAGGTAACAATTCTAAACCTAATTTTCAAAATCCTAACTCTAATAGGTGCTACAAATGTTAAGGATGTGGTCATAAAATGAGTGAATGTCCTAATAGAAGAACCATAATCCTTATGGAAAAATCTTATGAAAGGGAAGAAAGTAGAGAATCATGTGAAGAAGAGGAGGCCGAATGTGATGATGAAGTAGAATATGACACTCCTAATTTACCTTTGTATGTTGTTAGGAGAGTATTGAGTGCACAAGTGATGGAAGATATGAACCAAAGAGAGAACTTGTTCCATGAAAGGTGTAAGATTAAAGATCAAGTGTGTTCTTTGATTATTGATGGTGGTAGTTGTATTAATGCTGCTAGTGCTTTTATGGTTGACAAATTGAACTTGAAGACACAAAGGCATACTCGTCCTTATAAACTCCAATGGCTTAATGAATGTGGTGAACTTAAAGTGACTAGACAAGTCTTGGTGAGTTTCAAAATTGGAaaatatgttgatgatattctatGTGATGTGGTGCCCATGCAAGCATGTCATTTATTGTTGGGGAAGCCATGGAAATATGACAAGGATGCTTTCCATGATGGGAGGACTAATAAATATTCTTTTGAGGAAAATAGCAAAAAAATAGTCCTTACTCCTTTGACTCCCTTTCAAGTGAGCGAAGACTATAGGCTTATGAAAGAGTTGAGTGAGAGAGCcaagaaagaaggaaaagaaaagattgaaaagaaagaagagagaaaacaagagagTTCAAGTGAGGGACATTCTTCTTATAATTCTTTCGTGACTAATGCTTTTCTTGCTGGTTGTTTGGCTTATTGTGTAGATCCTTTGAAGAAAAATTCAAGTGGAAGTCTTCAAGCAAGAACTCCAAGTGAAGTGACCGAAGCCACCCTAGCCCAAAGTGAAGATTCTTTGATTCTTCAATCTAGATAGCCACTGAGCGTTGGAGACCATTTTCATAACGAGACGACTACATATATAATTTCACCAAAAATTAAAGACTATACTACATTTAGTGGCTATATTTGTAATATTTAGCTCCCTAGTATAAATAGCCCTTAAGGCTCTCATTTAAGGCTAGCTTATTTTGATATTGTGAATGAAAACTCATTGAGTGTTTAAGACGAATTCCTATATTGGTTGATTACTTGTTAAGGTGAACTTGCAAGGGGATTGCTTCCCTTTGAGGGTTGTTCCTATAGTTTTGGGTCAGTTAAGTCTTAAATTGATTGggtatttatttatttcaaatgTTTTTGCAATTTTCTTTGTTGGTTCTCTACTAAATCTCTATTTGTCTATCATTTTATTTGTGTTCTTGTTATCTTGCTTCCGCGTTCGTATCATTAAGCTGACATAAAATCAAGATTTTAAAGAACAAACGTAAAATAGGGTGTGTTATGGAGGTTTGtatcaaataaccactattatctttagccccacgatgggcgccatactgtttacccttaaatcggataataattaaatttgtacgcgATTTTAAGGATACATAGATTGATTCAACACAGATTATCAAGAATATTAGATAAACGAGTTAAAGGCAAAAATGAATGATCAAACTAGTTGTAATGTTACGGCCTAGCCCAAACCTAGGTTGAACAGTAGTTTCTCCCTCGATTGGACCCTTGGTTCGAACCCAATTGCGAATAAAGAACAAACCAGTTAAGTAAGAATTTTTGCAATAGCTAGAAAGCAGAAAATAAATTTGTATTGCCTTGATTCGCGTGTTATAATGTGTGTATCAAAAGAAAAAACCTCtcttttatatagtaggagagtttcatccCAGTACAaatctaaaaaaggtaaaaatatttcGTTCTCGTTAATTACTGATCCATAACCGATATCGAGCGAGATCCACGTCGTGATATCCGGTTAGGTACGAAGATCACGGCCCTTTATCCGTCATGTGTAACCATTTACCGTGTTTTCCGAGGTTTTAGAACTTGTTTTGGGTCCGAGGAGCGTTGCTTTGTCATGCTCGGTGATGAACACATCGTTTTTCTTTCATGGGTGTCGAAATGAAAGGTTCTCGACCTCGATTTGAGTCTCGTGCGTCTATGCCCTTCTTTCGTTTTCTTCACCGGGAAATCGGGGTATGCTCCATCCCCAATTTTACCCGTATACACTTTCTACTTCTAATCAATTTGAATCTAATTGTACTTTCGTGTGGATAATTTCACCTAGTCCAAGGTTCTAAGGGGATAATGTTGGAACTGTGATCTAAAATGTTGCTCATATCTTGCTTCTCAAACTAAGTTGGTCAAGATAAACTGCTCGAGCTTGTGTTTCATCCTTTCCTTGGCTCAGTAATCTTTTAATTTCATCCTTTACATACGTCAAATATTTACATCAAACTATATCTATTTATCATAGTTAAGTAACAGATTGAGATGGACATTTTTATTATTGAACTATAATGGAGTAATAAGAAAGTATATAAAGGACATATGTTATGCATTTATTTAGATTAATAACAACAATGGGTGTCCGAGTAAAATTTTTGAGACTTTTGGAACCCTTGTACCAATACAATGTGATCGTgagtttttaaattttcttatCTTGATAGGGTACGAAAGGACAATTATATGAAGAATAAAAGTCTAGTTATACCTATATACAAATAtaataaaatcacaaataattttggCGTGATGAATGAGAATTCTTTTCTCTTAATCAGATGTTTTACGATGAAGTATTGCAAATTGAGAAATCTTGTACCCTTAAGTGGTTTTTACACAATAAATATTTGGACTAATCAGGTAAATAAATTCTGAATATTAAATGGTTTTACCAAAATATAGATACTATAACAAACGAGGTGTATTGCAAGCATATACCATATGTTAGTTGGAATTCACTCAATTAATCAACAAAAAATATGTAAGTTCTAATGTTTATGTCATAGGTGGTTGTTGTGCTTCATAAGGTGGTAACCACCACATTCCAACTACTATACAAACACCCTTATAGCCAACTCATAATTCATTATTTATTCCATCAAATATTGGAGTTGCTGTGCACATTCCGAAAACCCTATAAATAAAACAAgcacaacaaaaacaaaaaccctctattcttctttttcttccaagTAGATCAGAACCATAAGCTTCCCAAGCATGGCCTGCAACGGCGTCGTTTCAGGCCTTTGTATAAACGATAGCTTCGGCGACGACGAGCTTCGGGCCGTGTTATCTCGGCTCGAAGACGACAAAGACAAGGAAGTGTTCGGGCTGGTCTGTAAGCGGTGGCTTCATATTCAAAGCACTGAAAGGAAGAAACTTTGTGCTCGGGCCGGGCCTCATATGCTCCGTAAAATCGCGGCCCGATTTACTCGTTTGCATGAACTTGATCTTTGTCAGTCAGTTTCTAGATCTTTCTACCCTGGCGTTACGGATTCTGATCTTTCCGTTATTGCTGCTGCTTTCTCTTGCTTAAAAATCCTCAGTCTTCAGAACTGTAAAggtgaaattttttatttttatttttaattttaattgtcTTTACAATTAAATAAGTATTGGGTGTAGTGATTCTTCATATCTACTCCATCCGTTCCCTTTTACTTGTCCAGTTTGTAAGAAATCATTAATTAAGTGTTTATGTTACTAGATTATCCTTATTAATGttaatttgaaaaatgaaaatctaAATTTGACTACTACTGCTCCAATTAGTTTGGAAAATGGTTACTTAATGTAAGggtaaaattaggaaaaaataattaattatctTTTGATTTGCTAAAGTGGGCAAGTAAAAGGAAAAATCATGTTTAGTATATTGGACAAGTAAAAAGGAACAGAGGGAGTATCTTGTCCTTCTGGAAGCTTTGCTGacatttttatatttgaaaacaaTATAattctaaaatttctattttatCCCCTTTATATCTGCTAAGAGCTTGTTTCCATGCCTCGAATCTGGTGACTAGAGGATATACTTTATTATTGGACATTAAGGGGTTTTGAAGGTTTTGGATaaatttttttgtttgaaatgcTAAAGGTTTTGACCTAATTATGGATTTTTAATATAATtcttttaaatgataaaactTTCATTTTTTATGAAGGATTTTGGGGGAATTTATGGGCAGGTTTTTTAGAAAATTAAATGCCAATTTGTAGAATTTTGTGTTTCTGTGAAAGGTTAtgtctgatggtaagcaacctccacttccaaccaagaggttgtgagttcgagtctccccaagagcaaggtgggaagttcttggagggaaggatgccgggggtctatttggaaacagcctctctacctcagggtaggggtaaggtctgcgtacacactaccctccccagaccccactaagtgggattatactgggttgttgttgttgttgttgttgttgttgttgttgttgttgttgttgttgttgttgttgttgtgaaaGGTTATGTCTTTTGTGCTATGTGGTTCTGAAGTTGTAGCAAAAAGGAGGACATATAGTTACATCAAACGTATTGCAATTTTTAAAAGAAGTGTAACTTTGCTGCTAATCTAAAAGCTACCTTTTCCTTCACACTGCAAATAGTTCATCGCGGACAATGAAATTAGAATCTTATTGAAAATTTATGCTTGAGATGATAGTTTGATTATCTTAGATCTTTCCCAACATCATGATTAAAAGAGAGGCTAAATTGTGCTTTAAGTGTTCTAGTTGACTTAACTTGTGAGGTTTTATGGTCCAAATTTACAGGCATAACAGACAATGGAATGGCAGCAATCGGGTCCAGTCTCTCTTCTTTACAGTCTTTAGATGTATCCTACTGCAGAAAGATCACAGACAAGGGCCTCTCAGCTGTTGCTGAGGGTTGTCGTGATTTGAGAACCTTGCATCTTGCTGGCTGTAGATTTGTCTCAGACTCATTACTAAAAGCTCTCTCCAAGAACTGCCATAGTTTAGAAGAGCTGGGTTTGCAAGGATGCACCAACATTACCAACTCGGGTCTCTCTGTTTTGGTCGAAGGTTGCCGAAGAATAAAGCATTTAGACATTAACAAATGCAGCAACATTGGTGATATTGGGATATCTAGCGTGTCCAAAGCTTGTTCATTGACACTTAAGACATTGAAGTTGTTAGATTGCTACAAAGTTAGCGATGAATCAATCTTATCCTTGGCTAGCTACTGCAAAAATCTTGAGACACTCGTTATTGGTGGTTGCCGTAACATATCAGACGAGTCTGTGAAGTCACTGGCTGCTGCATGTAGTAATAGTCTTAGGAAACTGAGGATGGATTGGTGTTTGAACATTACAGACTCGTCATTGGACTGTATCATTTCCAGATGCAAAAAGCTTGAGGTTCTTGACATTGGCTGCTGTGAGGAGGTAACTGATGCTGCATTTCAACAATTAGGAAGCGAAGACTTTATGCTGGGGATGAAGATTTTGAAGGTCAGTAACTGTCCAAAGATCACTCTTGATGGAATTAAGAAGCTTCTGAAGTCATGTGAGTCTCTTGAATATCTAGACGTACGATCTTGTCCCCTAATAACTAAAGCAGGGTGTGAGGAGGCTGGACTTGAGTTTCCTGAATCTTGCAAAATAAACTTCACTGGGAGCTTAGCTGATCCAGAGGAGTTACTTTGAGAAGTATTTGATTACGGAATGCCTTTGCTACACTGGGTATCATACTGTAGAATGATTGCACTCTTACTCCAAGACCTACAATATGATTTTAGAAGCTCCTGATGTCAGTCCTTTGTTCTTATTATTTGTCTTTTGTTAAGCGTGAACTTTTTCATTGTAGATTATTTACCTGCTTTTCATTTATTTAATCCCAAACTCCTGTATATCATCCTTGTAAATTACTAGTAGCCCCCTATTGGTTGTTAGTGTTTTCACATTGTGAATGAAATGAAGCCCCATTGTCTTTCTGAGAAAGAATGAAGTCCCGTTGCCAACTGCCTTACTGTTATCAACTGCATGCAGTTACATTTGCTGGTTCAGGTTTTATGCGCGTGTGTATATATGTAAAAGTATTTGTGACTGAGCTTAACCACAATTGGATTGTGTTAGCTGTAGCTGCATATAGTCTGGAGGTTTACAAGAACCATATTTTAACTAGTTGGCAAAAGAAGTTAATCAGACTACAAGATAGGAACTGATTCTGATTGCAAATTGGATTTGTATATATTGTCAGTGTAAAATTTCTTTCCACTGTAAGTGTATTTTAACCCGTGCGCTCTCAGCATATGGAGTTACCAAATGGATAATACAGGAATCCGAAAGCCAAAGTAGTTTTACTTGGAAAGTGGCATGAAAATAAGCTTTCTTGGTGAAAAAAgatttgatattttcgaatgaaGATATTCTACTTATTATCTTATTTTACTTTATCAATAAAAAGAACTGAGGACCCTGTTAGGAGGTGAatcgaggctgagatggttcgggcatgtgaagGGGAGAGACCCTGTTGCCTCGGTTAGGAAGTGCGAGAGGTTGACCGTGGCGGGTCAGAGGAGAGGCCTAAGAAGTACTGTGGTGAGGTGATTAGGTAGACATAGCGCTACTTCAGCCAGTGTTAGAAAAAGCGGTCGCTTCCTCACTCCTCGCGAGACTCAGGTAGGAAAAAGCGACCGCTTCCCACTAAAAAGCGAGAAGCGACCAAGCAAACCGAAGCGAGCGCTTCTTTGTTTGGAACAGCTGCCAGCCTATTTAATTAAAAAAGAAGAGTTTTCAGTGTTCTTTTATTATAAACAACCAGCAGAGCATCTGAGAGTCTCGCGACTAGATTCCAGCAACAGGTATGTGAtgattttctcttcttcttctgatttcttctcttcttcttcttctctttcacTGTTCCAAATAGTAACGAAATGTTGGCGAATTTTTTTTTACCTTCGGTTCTTTCCCCGAATCCAGcaacagattttttttttttaccttcagTTCTTCTTTCACAGTTTCTTAGTTTTTATTgccttttcttatgtgttatgtAGTTGTTCTTTTAATGACACCAAAAGAAGATAGGAAAGACCCTGCTTGGGCTTACTCTACAAGAGTTAGCGAGACCAACAAGATGACAATTAGATGTCTTTTTTGTGACAAGATTTCAAATGGGGGAATCTATCGTCAAAAAGCGCATCTAATCGGTGGTGATCCAAATGTCACATCTCGCTTGACAATCTTGTAGAAGAATAGGATGCTCATTTTGTGCTTTAATTGATGCTACTCTTTAGTTTTTACATTGAACTATTGAACATTTGCTTACAGTTACATGTGTTATCTATGCAGTATTTATTTTAATATACTTTTTTTAAATTCCGCTTCACTTCAAAAAAGCGAGCACTTCGCTTCTCGCTTTAAGCGAAATGGGGGTTGTCGCTTTTCCTCGCTTCACGCTCTTCACAACACTGACttcagcttaccgaggacatgaccgTCGATAGGAGGGTGtgaaggtcgaggattagggttaTGGGTTGACATGCAGTCTAGAGTTTCGTCTAGGCATCCTAGTAGTATTAGTACTACTCTTGCATTTTGCTATGCCTAACCCCTTGCTATTTCATATTGTGTCATTATTTCCAGCAAGACTGAATCTATTTTTATAGTGTCGTATTCTTAGATATCTGCTGTTGCACGTATCTCTATTTGTGCCCATGTCTAACTAcctggttgttgttgctgctatttgTTTATTGCTTCATTTTCACTTCTTTTGAGCCGAGGGACTTTCGGAAACAGTCTATCAAGCTTcactaggtaggggtaaggtctgcgtacactttaccctccccagaccccacttgtgggatttaaCTAGGCTTGTTGTTGTTAATTAAAAAAACTGAGGACATTCTATATCATAACCAGGGAAAAGAAAGACCTGAAGGCAGCAAAGATGTTAATACAGTATTACTGTGGCATTTATACATTACTAAAATGCCAATCCTATAGGTAGCATTTGGTTCTTTTTCCAAATCCTAACTTGGGTTGCAAAGCTTACTCCAAGGACAAGCAGAAAGCTAAATTAATCATCAAAGAAGAGCCATCTGTTTGCATAAATTTTACAACAAGTCTATATATTCAAATCAACTCACAAGGCTCAAAGCCTACCAAACCTAAAACCTCCTTTGAGCATTGGATCTAGTTACAAGTTTTAACAGATCGTTGAATTCTTTTTTGCATCAACATGTTACATTGATGAACGGgtgtattggaaaaaaaaatgaaaaaaaggaaaaagaattatCTTCTTAGCTTGCTTGAACCTGATGAAATTGGCTGCTGCAGATATCTGAGAGTCTTTTGATGATTGAGGAATCCCATAAACCAGAACTCAAAATCATCCTCTGTAACTAACTGTATATACTTCTGTGATGGCTTTTCCATATTTTCActctcttttgctttcttcaTCTTACTTAGTGGGATCAACACCTGCAAGTTTGAACCTATTAGATCATGCTTCACATAGCTAGAAAAATTAGAGATTAATGTAAACTGCATAGAATGTAGATGGGTACCTTGTAATGGATTCTAAGAAAATTTCCAGTTGGAGATAAGAGCTTTATTGATCTCTCACTGCAGAAAGCAACCTTATCAGTAGAGATGAAGAGAAGGCCTGCCATTGGACCAGTTGTGGTTGATAAATAGCATTGAGAAACCTTCAATAGCCTTTCACTATCTCTAGCACTAAACTTCTGCTTGAATATTCTCTCCAACCCTCCTACTTGAAGAATTTTTGCCCCAAGGCTCAATTTTCCCTTCACAATTTCTGTTAGCTTCGGGCTTAGGCTCACTGCACAATTAAAGTTGAAACATTAATGATATCACAATCAATTTTTTCGACCATACATGTAAATAGTGCTTCTTGCATGAATTTTTGTACATCATGACTCACACATATATTGTGTTGTTCAGATCTAAATACTGGTGTCATTATTTGCAAGTTGAAGTTTGGCCATCAGTATATGCAAATACTGAATTTGAGTATTTGAAATACCGATGAAATATTGGAAAAATTCGTTTGAGCAGTATTTCAAGTGAAATAATGGCTTTCATTCGCAAAAGTTAAACTTTTCTTCAAGTAAAACTCATGTCCGGACACAATTTTAGCTCCCAAATAACTTTTTCCAACTTCTACTTCAGATACTTTTTTTCCAGCTTAAACAAACCATTGTCTTAGTAGCGTTTCGATAATCTTTTTGAGTCTTTTATGCAGAATATAAGTGCCTTACCATGCTCACGGATGCCTTGTGCAAGACAATCCATCCGTTCTCCAAGTTTGTTCATCTTACCAATCACAGATTTTCCTGCACATTCAAAATATTCCTTCTTAGTGATCTCTTCATTCATTAGTAGTACTATTTATAAATACTGAATTAACAGGGAAATTACTCACTTTGCTTTATTTTAGACAAGTTCTTTGAAGTTGCAGATGGACGAATATGGTCTTGGAAAGCAGATATGGACAATAGTCTTTTTGGCTGTCTTTCTAATGAGCATCCTGCTGAACTCATGGGAATACCACCCACCACATGTCCACTGAGTAAGTTCTTCATTGTGACTTCTGATTTTGAAGAGGATTATTGTATTGTGAAGGTCAGTGAGAAATAAGTCTTTGGT comes from the Nicotiana sylvestris chromosome 4, ASM39365v2, whole genome shotgun sequence genome and includes:
- the LOC104227466 gene encoding uncharacterized protein, whose amino-acid sequence is MACNGVVSGLCINDSFGDDELRAVLSRLEDDKDKEVFGLVCKRWLHIQSTERKKLCARAGPHMLRKIAARFTRLHELDLCQSVSRSFYPGVTDSDLSVIAAAFSCLKILSLQNCKGITDNGMAAIGSSLSSLQSLDVSYCRKITDKGLSAVAEGCRDLRTLHLAGCRFVSDSLLKALSKNCHSLEELGLQGCTNITNSGLSVLVEGCRRIKHLDINKCSNIGDIGISSVSKACSLTLKTLKLLDCYKVSDESILSLASYCKNLETLVIGGCRNISDESVKSLAAACSNSLRKLRMDWCLNITDSSLDCIISRCKKLEVLDIGCCEEVTDAAFQQLGSEDFMLGMKILKVSNCPKITLDGIKKLLKSCESLEYLDVRSCPLITKAGCEEAGLEFPESCKINFTGSLADPEELL
- the LOC104228459 gene encoding putative GEM-like protein 8, whose protein sequence is MKNLLSGHVVGGIPMSSAGCSLERQPKRLLSISAFQDHIRPSATSKNLSKIKQRKSVIGKMNKLGERMDCLAQGIREHVSLSPKLTEIVKGKLSLGAKILQVGGLERIFKQKFSARDSERLLKVSQCYLSTTTGPMAGLLFISTDKVAFCSERSIKLLSPTGNFLRIHYKVLIPLSKMKKAKESENMEKPSQKYIQLVTEDDFEFWFMGFLNHQKTLRYLQQPISSGSSKLRR